The Phocoena phocoena chromosome 4, mPhoPho1.1, whole genome shotgun sequence genome contains a region encoding:
- the NCBP2AS2 gene encoding protein NCBP2AS2 translates to MILRRLLAALLHSPQLVERLAESRPIRRAAQLTAFVLLQAQLHGQDAARRLRALAAGAAGSLGCRAARFRDTFIQELRRSLRERPRPPPGSQKGPGANP, encoded by the coding sequence ATGATTCTACGGCGGCTGCTGGCCGCCCTGTTGCACAGCCCGCAGCTGGTGGAGCGTCTCGCTGAGTCGCGGCCCATCCGGCGTGCGGCGCAGCTCACCGCCTTCGTACTGCTGCAGGCCCAGCTACACGGGCAGGACGCGGCCAGGCGCCTGCGAGCCCTCGCGGCAGGGGCCGCGGGCTCCCTGGGCTGCCGCGCTGCCCGCTTCAGAGACACCTTCATTCAGGAGCTACGCCGCAGCCTCCGGGAACGCCCGCGGCCACCACCAGGTAGCCAGAAGGGCCCGGGAGCAAACCCCTAA
- the NCBP2 gene encoding nuclear cap-binding protein subunit 2 isoform X2: protein MSGGLLKALRSDSYVELSQYRDQHFRGDNEEQEKLLKKSYAENAMRYINGTRLDDRIIRTDWDAGFKEGRQYGRGRSGGQVRDEYRQDYDAGRGGYGKLAQNQ, encoded by the exons ATGTCGGGTGGCCTCCTGAAGGCGCTGCGCAGCGACTCCTACGTCGAGCTGAGCCAGTACCGGGACCAGCACTTCCGG GGTGACAATGAAGAACAGGAAAAATTACTAAAGAAAAGCT ATGCAGAAAATGCCATGCGGTACATAAATGGAACTCGTCTGGATGACCGGATCATTCGCACAGACTGGGACGCAGGCTTTAAGGAGGGCAGGCAGTATGGCCGTGGGCGTTCTGGGGGCCAG GTGCGAGATGAGTATCGTCAGGACTACGATGCTGGGAGAGGAGGTTATGGAAAACTGGCCCAAAACCAGTGA
- the NCBP2 gene encoding nuclear cap-binding protein subunit 2 isoform X1: protein MSGGLLKALRSDSYVELSQYRDQHFRGDNEEQEKLLKKSCTLYVGNLSFYTTEEQIYELFSKSGDIKKIIMGLDKMKKTACGFCFVEYYLRADAENAMRYINGTRLDDRIIRTDWDAGFKEGRQYGRGRSGGQVRDEYRQDYDAGRGGYGKLAQNQ, encoded by the exons ATGTCGGGTGGCCTCCTGAAGGCGCTGCGCAGCGACTCCTACGTCGAGCTGAGCCAGTACCGGGACCAGCACTTCCGG GGTGACAATGAAGAACAGGAAAAATTACTAAAGAAAAGCTGTACATTGTATGTTGGAAATCTTTCCTTTTATACGACTGAAGAACAAATCTATGAACTCTTCAGCAAAAGTGGTGACATAAAGAAAATCATCATGGGCCtggataaaatgaagaaaacagcatGTGGGTTCTGCTTTGTGGA ATACTATTTAAGAGCAGATGCAGAAAATGCCATGCGGTACATAAATGGAACTCGTCTGGATGACCGGATCATTCGCACAGACTGGGACGCAGGCTTTAAGGAGGGCAGGCAGTATGGCCGTGGGCGTTCTGGGGGCCAG GTGCGAGATGAGTATCGTCAGGACTACGATGCTGGGAGAGGAGGTTATGGAAAACTGGCCCAAAACCAGTGA